One genomic segment of Myxococcus xanthus includes these proteins:
- a CDS encoding fumarate reductase/succinate dehydrogenase flavoprotein subunit: MDLGARIPSGPLEQKWERRLREGRLVGPSNRRKYTLLVVGSGLAGASAAATLAELGYRVHCFSFHDSPRRAHSIAAQGGINAAKNYRNDGDSVWRLFYDTLKGGDFRSREANVYRLAQVSNRIIDQCVAQGVPFAREYGGLLATRSFGGALVSRTFYARGQTGQQLLLGAYQALERQISAGQVRMHPRTEMLDLVMVDGRARGIIARDLRTGELRAFAGDAVILATGGYGNIYHLSTNARGSNATAIWRAYRRGAGFANPCFTQIHPTCIPVSGPHQSKLTLMSESLRNDGRVWVPKLKGDQRTPRDIPESERDYFLERRYPTYGNLAPRDIASRSAKEICDQGRGVGPGGRGVYLDLGDAIERLGAGTIRERYGNVLEMYERITGEHPYRAPMRIYPAVHYTMGGLWVDYDLRSTLPGLYVLGEANFSDHGANRLGASALMQGLADGYFIVPNTIAAELARFGPGSVDLDHPAFRDAERIVQAKLERLLASRGTRTVEDHFRALGSLLWEQCGMARSERGLSSALESIQALQGDFERDLRLPDTGIELNDSLERAGRLADYYELAELMCRDALERRESCGAHFREEFQTAEGEARRDDEHFCHVSVWEYRGQDRPPALHKEPLSFESVAAETRSYK, translated from the coding sequence ATGGATCTCGGCGCGAGGATTCCGAGCGGGCCGCTCGAGCAAAAGTGGGAGCGCCGACTGCGCGAAGGACGCCTGGTTGGTCCGAGCAACCGGCGCAAGTACACACTGCTCGTGGTTGGCTCCGGGCTGGCGGGGGCTTCGGCCGCGGCGACGCTCGCCGAGCTTGGCTACCGTGTGCACTGCTTCTCCTTTCACGACTCGCCGAGGCGCGCGCACAGCATCGCCGCGCAGGGCGGCATCAATGCCGCGAAGAACTACCGCAACGACGGCGACAGCGTGTGGAGGCTGTTCTACGACACGCTGAAAGGCGGCGACTTCCGCTCCCGCGAGGCGAATGTCTACAGGCTTGCCCAGGTGAGCAACCGCATCATCGACCAATGCGTGGCCCAGGGAGTCCCTTTCGCCCGCGAATATGGAGGGCTCCTCGCCACACGCTCTTTCGGGGGCGCGCTCGTCTCGCGCACCTTCTATGCGCGTGGACAGACTGGGCAGCAACTTCTCCTCGGCGCCTACCAGGCGCTCGAGCGGCAAATCAGCGCGGGCCAGGTTCGCATGCATCCGAGGACCGAAATGCTCGATCTCGTCATGGTCGACGGACGGGCGCGGGGAATCATCGCGCGCGACCTCCGGACGGGCGAGCTGAGGGCGTTCGCCGGCGATGCTGTGATCCTCGCGACAGGAGGCTACGGCAACATCTACCATCTCTCGACCAACGCGCGAGGCTCGAACGCGACCGCGATCTGGCGCGCGTACCGAAGGGGCGCCGGCTTCGCCAACCCTTGCTTCACGCAGATCCATCCGACCTGCATCCCCGTCAGCGGGCCTCATCAGTCGAAGCTCACCCTGATGAGCGAGTCCTTGCGCAATGACGGGCGTGTCTGGGTGCCGAAGCTCAAGGGGGACCAGCGGACACCGCGCGATATCCCGGAGAGCGAACGGGACTACTTCCTCGAGCGGCGGTACCCAACCTACGGCAACCTCGCGCCGCGTGACATCGCCTCGCGCTCGGCCAAGGAAATCTGTGACCAGGGCAGGGGCGTTGGCCCCGGCGGGCGCGGCGTGTATCTGGACCTCGGTGATGCCATTGAGCGTCTCGGGGCCGGTACCATTCGCGAACGTTACGGGAACGTCCTCGAGATGTACGAGCGCATCACGGGCGAGCACCCGTACCGGGCGCCGATGCGGATCTACCCCGCCGTCCACTACACCATGGGCGGGCTCTGGGTGGACTACGACCTGCGCAGCACCCTGCCGGGCCTCTACGTGCTCGGCGAGGCGAACTTCTCCGACCACGGCGCGAACCGCCTCGGCGCGAGCGCCCTCATGCAGGGGCTCGCCGATGGCTACTTCATCGTCCCGAACACCATCGCGGCCGAGCTGGCGCGTTTCGGGCCAGGGTCGGTCGACCTTGACCATCCCGCGTTTCGAGACGCCGAGCGCATCGTGCAGGCAAAGCTCGAGCGCCTGCTCGCCTCGCGAGGCACGCGAACCGTCGAGGACCACTTCCGCGCGCTGGGTAGCCTCCTCTGGGAACAATGCGGCATGGCGCGCAGCGAGCGCGGGCTGTCCTCCGCGCTCGAGAGCATCCAGGCGCTTCAGGGCGACTTCGAGCGAGATCTCCGGCTGCCGGACACCGGCATCGAGCTGAACGACTCGCTCGAGCGAGCAGGGCGGCTCGCCGATTACTACGAGCTCGCGGAGCTGATGTGCCGCGACGCGCTCGAGCGGCGCGAATCGTGCGGAGCGCACTTCCGCGAGGAGTTTCAAACGGCGGAAGGTGAGGCGCGCCGAGATGACGAGCACTTCTGCCATGTGTCGGTATGGGAATACCGCGGCCAGGATCGACCTCCCGCGCTCCACAAGGAGCCACTCTCCTTCGAGTCGGTCGCGGCGGAGACCAGGAGCTACAAATGA
- a CDS encoding succinate dehydrogenase cytochrome b subunit: MQSIGEFNEDRPQDASRRRHPWRSTVGLKVLMAATGIVLVVFLVFHLLGNLLVYRGRDALNEYSAFLVREPPLLWAARAVLLASAVIHIGAAALLWNRDRFARPVAYRRLRPRSTTVPARTMRLTGVVLAGFIVFHILHLTTGTIAPVPFEKHDVYHNVVEGFRVPWVVAIYLGALAFVGMHVWHGAWASLRSLGRSRPSPRPKRRPVAWILALVLWGGFSSIPLTIWLGGVR; the protein is encoded by the coding sequence ATGCAGTCCATCGGTGAGTTCAATGAAGACCGCCCGCAGGACGCCTCGCGACGCCGGCATCCGTGGCGGTCCACGGTCGGGCTGAAGGTGCTGATGGCAGCGACTGGCATCGTGCTGGTCGTGTTCCTCGTCTTCCACCTGCTCGGCAATCTCCTCGTTTACCGAGGGCGGGATGCCCTCAACGAGTACTCCGCGTTTCTCGTTCGGGAGCCCCCGCTCCTGTGGGCCGCTCGCGCGGTGCTCCTTGCCTCCGCCGTCATCCACATCGGCGCGGCGGCGCTGCTCTGGAATCGTGACCGCTTCGCGCGCCCGGTGGCTTACCGCCGACTCAGGCCACGATCCACGACCGTGCCCGCTCGGACGATGCGCCTCACGGGCGTCGTGCTCGCGGGGTTCATCGTCTTCCACATTCTCCATCTGACCACTGGGACCATCGCGCCGGTGCCGTTCGAGAAGCATGACGTCTACCACAACGTCGTGGAGGGCTTCCGCGTCCCCTGGGTGGTGGCCATCTATCTCGGCGCGCTGGCCTTCGTCGGGATGCATGTCTGGCACGGTGCATGGGCCTCGCTGCGGAGCCTCGGGAGGTCGCGCCCCTCGCCTCGGCCGAAACGGCGACCGGTTGCGTGGATCCTCGCCCTGGTGCTCTGGGGCGGCTTCAGCAGCATTCCGCTCACGATCTGGCTCGGAGGTGTGCGCTAG